Proteins encoded in a region of the Panthera tigris isolate Pti1 chromosome B2, P.tigris_Pti1_mat1.1, whole genome shotgun sequence genome:
- the TDRD6 gene encoding tudor domain-containing protein 6: MSSTPGLPTPGTSLVLRVSFVDVRPEVIPVQLWGLVGERREEYLRLNREIQEAAATRLPWAPGSATASPGELCLVQVGLVWHRCRVVSQQAQESRVFLLDEGRTVTADAGSLAPGRSEFFHLPSEVLGCVLAGLVPAGGGGGAGGGEPQHWPPGAVDFLSSLQGGQVHGRVLDVLLLHRLVLLEVPGLSQQMQELSLARQVPDSLFRSLLKRYVTAAAAGLGSGARVLPRVPPKQEHPGLDYFYPQLQLGVTEPVVVTQVCHPHRIHCQLRSLSQEIHRLSESMAQIYWGSTGTGDENSTSATREEREESPDKPGSPCASCGLDGHWYRALLLETFRPQRCAQVLHVDYGRKELVSCSSLRYLLPEYFRMPVVTYPCALYGLWDGGRGWSRSQVGDLKTLILGQAVNAKIEFYCSFEHVYYVTLYGEDGTNLNCVFGLQSCCLADQFLQSQGREEEEEEGEEEEEEEKGQATALQSQSPAEEADEEIPLPALRSTRLKINAFYDAQVEFVKNPSEFWIRLRKHNGTFSKLMRRMCRFYSSASKLEGVVLKPKPDDLCCVKWKENGYYRAMVTRLDDKSVAVFLVDRGSLENVDWYDVRMLLPQFRRLPVLALRCTLADIWPLGKSWSQEAVSFFKKTVLHKELVIHVLDKQDKQYVIEILDESRTGEENISKVMAQAGYAKYQEFETQENIPVSAHSPGHVSNHFTAKNNKISPAKRGDVEQKAQRDNTTSSVAEILTDPPVAAGTPAGLVVQEKEKRVSVYSPLVQNFLEITPDSSCKGEVRVGSTVGVKVSSVENPGYFWCQLTRNIQDFKTLMCDIQDYCENTAAPYQGTAPACLAKRTVNGKWSRAVIRGAQSSQRVRVMFVDYGDEDVVAVKNICSIREEFLKVKAQAFRCSLYNLIQPRGQNPFAWNEKAIQAFREFVDNAWEDNLELKCTVFALASAHDEELFNIVDLLTPFQSACHFLVEKRLARPVKLQKPLESSVQLHSYYYSTHEMKIGSEELVYITHVDDPWTFYCQLGRNANILEQLSCNITQLSKVLPNLKTSPLTPGTLCLARYTDGNWYRGMTIGKEPKKVFFVDFGNIHVVTSDDLLPLPKDAYDVLLLPMQAVKCSLSDIPAHIPDEITTWFQETVLDKSLKALVVAKDPDGRLIIELYDDSIQINANINEKLGLLGYKGGTRKKEESKDLLTATETLEVKKENLKLSPTEYSSRSVENSALCNMEILGEPHKSKTSPACREPKLLRSLTKTNFVTQYQDSVGNKDNQMCPFTAKKKEESFAESPLKATRLEATLSERNIGDSCNKDLPLKFSELPQKIIMPGFKTVVYVSHINDLSDFYVQLTDDEAEITSLSERLNDVRTRPEFYSGPPLQRGDVTCAIFPEDSLWYRAVVREQQPNDLLCVQFIDYGNVSVVHTNKIGKLDLLNALVPALCIHCSLRGLWAPEILNCKAVTRYFSRRTDEVQIRCEFVQFQDRWEVILADEHGIIAEDMISRYAFSEKSQVGLSDQIIKGACSKSVHKTDIGTSLFLNWYNPNMKMIRAYATVIDGPEYFWCQFADTEKLQFLEAEVQTAGEQVTAWRSCVPCPHIGDPCIVRYREDGHYYRALITNICDDYLVSVRLVDFGNVEDCVDPKALWNIPSELLVVPMQAFPCCLSGFNISEGACPQEGNDYFYEIVTEDVLEITILEIKRDVCNIPLAIVDLKSKGESINQKMKKYSKIGISNSDLPYEKHDPEIKGALGSLSPEVGFKKPSSKAGQEKALYVESQTDELSERTEKDLNITEAKPTKFYDPDTDNLFEAFENPCKDKIGVEVLEGKRECRLVDEAKFNDKHLMTGFNTLLPLQASETKEILELNSLEVPLSPDDESKEFLELESIELQHSLVGDEEKEPGRVPPLVPLPQGCDTEATLHPFTVQLPLNCESEKQPELELPTAQLCLDDKINPLSLPVGQRAQDPMCAEDTRKSSCMECFDDQPRLPLHLHGRNCDPNRQIEMNIYKEEFTEYKSRDAISPLTLFSEEESRDGRKRNNALQDHVSAQAEKTYTLEGFAVGSKCVVWSSLRNTWSKCEILEIGEEGTRVLNLSNGMEEIVNPENVWNGIPKLDKSPSEKRGLEVI; this comes from the coding sequence ATGTCCTCGACGCCCGGGCTGCCCACCCCGGGGACCTCGCTGGTCCTGCGGGTGTCGTTCGTGGACGTGCGCCCTGAGGTGATCCCCGTGCAGCTCTGGGGGCTGGTGGGCGAGCGGCGGGAGGAGTACTTGCGCCTGAACCGGGAGATTCAGGAAGCGGCGGCCACGCGCCTCCCGTGGGCGCCGGGCAGCGCCACGGCCTCTCCGGGCGAGCTGTGCCTGGTGCAGGTGGGGCTCGTATGGCACCGCTGCCGCGTGGTCAGCCAGCAGGCGCAGGAGAGCCGCGTCTTCCTGCTCGACGAGGGCCGCACCGTCACGGCGGACGCGGGCTCCCTGGCGCCGGGGCGCAGCGAGTTCTTCCACCTGCCCTCCGAGGTGCTGGGCTGCGTGCTGGCCGGCCTGGtgccggcgggcggcggcggcggcgcgggcgggggCGAGCCCCAGCACTGGCCGCCCGGCGCCGTGGACTTCCTCAGCAGCCTGCAGGGCGGGCAGGTGCACGGGCGCGTGCTGGACGTGCTGCTGCTCCATCGCCTGGTCCTTCTGGAGGTGCCCGGGCTGTCGCAGCAGATGCAGGAGCTCAGCCTGGCGCGGCAGGTGCCCGACAGCCTCTTCCGCTCGCTGCTCAAGCGCTACGTGACGGCGGCCGCTGCCGGCCTAGGCTCGGGGGCCCGGGTCCTCCCGCGAGTCCCTCCGAAGCAGGAGCACCCTGGCCTGGACTATTTCTACCCGCAGCTGCAGCTGGGCGTGACGGAGCCGGTGGTGGTGACCCAGGTGTGCCACCCCCACCGCATTCACTGCCAGCTCCGGAGCCTCTCGCAGGAGATCCACCGCCTGTCCGAGAGCATGGCCCAGATATACTGGGGTTCCACGGGGACGGGGGATGAGAACTCTACCAGTGCCACccgggaggagagggaggagagcccAGACAAGCCTGGCTCTCCGTGTGCCTCCTGTGGGTTGGACGGACATTGGTACAGAGCGCTCTTGCTGGAGACGTTTCGGCCCCAGCGCTGTGCCCAGGTGCTCCACGTAGACTATGGAAGGAAGGAGTTAGTGAGCTGCAGCAGTCTCCGCTACTTGCTGCCCGAGTATTTTCGAATGCCCGTGGTGACCTACCCCTGTGCCTTGTATGGGCTCTGGGACGGTGGGAGAGGCTGGTCTCGGTCACAGGTGGGTGACCTGAAGACACTGATACTGGGCCAGGCGGTGAATGCCAAGATTGAATTTTACTGTTCCTTTGAGCACGTGTATTATGTCACTCTGTATGGAGAAGATGGGACCAACCTGAACTGTGTATTCGGGCTACAGTCCTGTTGCCTGGCCGACCAATTCCTGCagagccagggaagggaggaggaggaggaggaaggggaagaagaggaggaagaggagaagggacaaGCCACAGCTCTTCAGTCTCAGTCTCCTGCTGAAGAAGCGGATGAAGAGATTCCACTCCCGGCCTTAAGATCTACCAGGTTGAAGATAAACGCCTTCTATGATGCCCAGGTAGAGTTTGTTAAAAATCCGTCCGAGTTTTGGATTAGGTTGAGGAAGCACAACGGCACCTTCAGCAAGCTGATGAGGAGGATGTGCAGGTTCTATTCCTCAGCCAGTAAGCTGGAGGGGGTGGTGTTGAAACCCAAACCCGATGACCTTTGCTGTGTCAAATGGAAAGAGAACGGCTATTATCGGGCCATGGTCACCAGATTAGATGACAAGAGTGTGGCCGTATTCCTAGTTGACCGGGGCAGTTTGGAAAATGTGGATTGGTACGACGTGAGGATGCTGCTTCCTCAGTTTAGACGACTGCCAGTGTTGGCTCTGAGGTGCACGCTGGCCGATATTTGGCCTTTGGGGAAAAGCTGGAGCCAGGAGGcagtttcctttttcaaaaagacTGTGCTCCACAAAGAATTGGTTATCCATGTCCTTGATAAGCAGGATAAGCAATATGTTATTGAGATTCTTGATGAATCAAGAACAGGGGAAGAAAACATTAGTAAGGTAATGGCTCAAGCCGGATATGCAAAATATCAGGAATTTGAAACACAGGAGAACATTCCCGTAAGTGCCCATTCTCCAGGGCATGTTTCAAACCATTTTACTGCCAAGAATAACAAAATCTCTCCTGCCAAGAGGGGAGACGTAGAACAGAAGGCCCAGAGAGACAACACAACTAGCTCTGTTGCAGAAATTTTGACTGATCCACCAGTCGCTGCAGGTACCCCAGCTGGACTAGTggtgcaggagaaagaaaaaagagtatctGTTTATTCTCCTCTAGTGCAGAACTTCCTGGAAATTACGCCAGACTCTTCTTGTAAAGGAGAGGTGAGAGTCGGAAGTACAGTAGGAGTCAAAGTGTCTTCTGTTGAAAACCCTGGCTACTTCTGGTGCCAGCTGACCAGGAACATTCAAGACTTTAAAACTTTGATGTGTGATATCCAGGACTACTGCGAGAATACAGCTGCTCCTTACCAGGGGACCGCCCCCGCTTGTCTGGCAAAACGCACGGTAAATGGAAAATGGTCCAGAGCTGTGATCCGCGGGGCACAATCTTCACAGCGCGTCAGAGTAATGTTTGTAGATTATGGAGACGAAGATGTGGTAGCTGTGAAGAATATTTGCTCAATTAGGGAAGAGTTTCTCAAGGTGAAGGCTCAGGCTTTTCGGTGCAGTCTTTATAATTTAATTCAACCAAGGGGTCAAAATCCTTTTGCTTGGAATGAAAAGGCAATCCAAGCTTTTAGGGAATTTGTAGACAACGCATGGGAAGACAATCTCGAGTTGAAATGCACAGTATTTGCTTTGGCTTCAGCGCATGACGAAGAGCTGTTTAACATAGTGGATTTGCTAACACCGTTTCAGAGTGCCTGCCACTTTTTGGTAGAAAAGAGACTCGCAAGGCCAGTGAAACTTCAGAAGCCCCTGGAGTCCTCCGTTCAGCTACATTCTTACTACTATTCGACACACGAGATGAAAATTGGAAGTGAAGAATTGGTGTATATAACGCATGTGGATGACCCTTGGACATTTTATTGCCAACTGGGAAGAAACGCAAATATTTTAGAACAGTTGTCCTGTAATATTACACAATTGAGTAAAGTTTTGCCGAATTTAAAAACATCCCCCTTGACCCCTGGAACCTTGTGCCTTGCCAGGTACACTGATGGAAACTGGTATAGGGGGATGACAATaggaaaagaaccaaagaaagtcttttttgttgattttggaaACATACATGTGGTAACCAGCGATGATCTGCTTCCGCTACCTAAGGATGCGTATGATGTCTTACTTCTGCCCATGCAAGCTGTTAAGTGTTCATTGTCTGACATACCCGCTCACATACCAGACGAAATTACAACATGGTTCCAGGAGACTGTTTTAGATAAGTCATTGAAGGCTTTGGTGGTGGCAAAAGATCCAGATGGGAGACTGATTATAGAACTCTATGACGACAGTATCCAAATCAACGCTAATATCAATGAGAAGTTAGGGTTACTTGGCTACAAGGGTgggacaagaaaaaaagaagaaagcaaagatctCCTCACCGCGACAGAAACTCTTGaagtaaagaaggaaaatctcAAGTTGTCACCTACGGAGTATTCAAGTAGATCAGTAGAGAACTCTGCATTATGTAACATGGAGATCTTGGGAGAACCACACAAATCTAAGACCAGCCCAGCATGTAGGGAACCCAAGCTTTTACGAAGTTTGACCAAGACAAACTTCGTCACTCAGTATCAGGACTCCGTGGGAAATAAAGATAATCAAATGTGTCCCTTCACagccaagaagaaagaagaaagttttgcTGAGTCGCCTTTGAAAGCCACAAGACTAGAAGCTACCCTTTCAGAGAGAAACATAGGAGATTCGTGTAACAAAGATTTGCCTCTAAAATTTTCTGAGCTCCCTCAGAAGATTATAATGCCTGGCTTTAAAACAGTGGTGTATGTTTCCCACATAAATGACCTTTCAGACTTTTATGTTCAACTAACAGATGACGAAGCTGAAATCACTAGTCTTTCAGAGAGATTAAACGATGTTAGGACCAGGCCAGAATTTTATTCAGGTCCACCTTTGCAGAGAGGAGATGTAACATGTGCCATTTTTCCAGAAGACAGTTTGTGGTATCGGGCTGTGGTCAGGGAACAACAACCCAATGACCTTCTGTGTGTACAGTTTATAGATTATGGCAATGTTTCTGTGGTCCATACTAACAAGATAGGTAAGCTGGACCTTCTTAACGCACTGGTACCAGCCCTGTGCATTCACTGCTCCTTGAGAGGACTTTGGGCTCCTGAGATTTTAAACTGTAAGGCAGTGACGCGTTACTTTTCCCGAAGGACAGACGAGGTTCAAATAAGATGTGAATTTGTTCAGTTCCAAGACAGATGGGAAGTTATTCTTGCTGATGAACATGGGATCATAGCAGAAGACATGATTAGCAGATATGCTTTCAGTGAAAAATCTCAAGTAGGACTTTCTGACCAAATCATTAAAGGTGCCTGTTCAAAGTCTGTCCACAAAACAGACATTGGCACTTCACTGTTTCTTAACTGGTACAACCCAAATATGAAGATGATAAGAGCATACGCCACGGTGATAGATGGACCTGAATATTTTTGGTGTCAGTTTGCTGATACCGAGAAACTTCAGTTTTTAGAAGCAGAAGTACAAACCGCTGGAGAACAAGTAACGGCTTGGAGGAGTTGTGTGCCATGCCCTCATATCGGAGATCCTTGCATAGTGAGATATAGAGAAGATGGGCATTATTACAGGGCACTTATCACCAATATTTGCGATGATTATCTGGTATCTGTCAGGCTTGTGGACTTTGGAAACGTCGAAGACTGCGTGGACCCCAAAGCACTCTGGAATATCCCTTCTGAACTCTTGGTGGTTCCCATGCAAGCCTTTCCATGTTGCCTCTCAGGATTTAATATTTCAGAAGGTGCGTGCCCTCAAGAGGGAAATGACTATTTTTATGAAATAGTAACAGAAGATGTGTTGGAGATAACAATATTAGAAATCAAAAGGGATGTTTGTAATATCCCTTTAGCAATCGTTGACTTGAAAAGCAAAGGCGAAAGTATTaaccagaagatgaagaaatattCTAAGATTGGCATCAGTAACAGTGATCTGCCCTATGAAAAACATGACCCGGAGATAAAGGGAGCTCTGGGGTCCCTCAGTCCTGAGGTTGGATTTAAGAAACCAAGTAGTAAAGCTGGACAAGAGAAAGCCCTATATGTCGAGTCACAGACAGATGAGCTCTctgaaagaactgaaaaagaTTTAAACATCACTGAAGCCAAACCAACTAAGTTCTATGACCCTGACACTGACAACCTTTTTGAAGCTTTCGAAAACCCATGCAAAGATAAAATTGGCGTCGAGGTACTGGAAGGTAAAAGAGAGTGCCGTCTGGTCGATGAAGCAAAGTTTAATGATAAACACCTCATGACAGGATTTAACACGTTACTACCACTGCAGGCTAGTGAAACAAAGGAGATATTAGAACTGAACTCACTTGAGGTGCCACTTTCTCCTGATGATGAATCAAAAGAGTTCCTGGAGCTGGAGTCCATTGAGTTACAGCATTCTCTAGTCGGGGATGAAGAAAAAGAGCCAGGCCGGGTGCCTCCacttgtgcccctcccccaaggctGTGACACAGAAGCCACCCTGCATCCGTTTACAGTGCAGCTTCCCCTCAACTGTGAATCTGAGAAACAGCCGGAACTAGAATTACCCACAGCCCAGCTGTGTTTAGACGACAAAATAAACCCTTTGTCTCTACCAGTTGGTCAGAGAGCCCAAGACCCCATGTGCGCTGAGGACACAAGGAAGTCAAGCTGTATGGAATGTTTTGACGACCAGCCTAGGTTACCCTTGCACCTACACGGAAGGAATTGCGATCCCAACAGGCAAATTGAAATGAACATATATAAAGAAGAATTTACAGAGTACAAAAGCAGAGATGCCATTTCACCACTGACTCTGTTCTCCGAAGAAGAATCCAGAGACGGAAGGAAGCGCAATAATGCTTTACAAGATCATGTCTCAG